GGTGACGATTACGGTGGACGGTTCGCGGCGGGCCAGTGAGGCCATCGCATCGTCATAATCCTCAATTAACTGCTGGAGGTAGGCAGGGGCAATGATCTCTTCGAAAGTACGCGCACGCTTGGCAATCCGGGCCAGCAGCGTATCCAGATCCGCCCGGATATACAGAATGATGTTCGGTTTGGGGAAATCATCGGTCAGAATATGATAGATCTCCCGGTATTTGTCCCGTTTCGATCCCTTCAGCGTCCGTTCCCCGAAGATCAGATTCTTGTAGATATGATAATCCGAAATGACCGGCTTCCCTTGATCTATGTACTGCACAGTCGTGTCTTCCAGCTGCTTGAACCGGTTGCAGAGGAAGAACATCTCAAGCTGGAAGCTCCAGTCGTCCATATTCTGATAGAACTTGTCCAGAAACGGATTCTCGTCGACAATTTCTTTAATGACCGGAAGCTGCAATTCACTGGCGAGCATGGTGGCGAGGGTGGTTTTACCGGCTCCAATCGGGCCTTCCACGGCTATAAAAGGTGCATGTTTCATTAACGCTAATTTCCTCCTCAAGTACGGACAATTCCAAAAAACAGACTAAATTATTGTACCACAGGAGCGCCGCCAAGAACGGTTAATTTTCAAAGAAACTTTTCAGGGCCAAGCAGCGTCTATATTCAAGGTAATATATTCTTTATTTACCTAATTCAGTAGTTTCCTAAGAGAGTAGAGGATATCATGAAGAAAAAAAGAAATTTGCTGGTGAGCATGGTAATGGGGTTGACAGCGTGTCTGGCTCTTTGGACTCCCGGGGCTGCAACAGCAGCAGCTAGTGGCGGTGGCTCCGGCATCTCGTCCTACGGACCCGACTATCTGATTAAGGATGACGGTACCCTGTGGGTCTGGGGTGAGACGAAGTCCGTACCTACGCAGGTACACGGACTAAGTGATGTACAAGCTTCTTTCCCGCTATATTACAGTGCAATGGTAGCCACCAAGGATGGCTCGGTCTGGAAGTGGGAGAGCAACGCCCGCACTATGGCCATCGAAGTTAAGCCAGTGCCGGAATTGAAGAATATAACCAGTTTCCAAAGAGTATACCCCCGTCATTTGGCAGTCACCGGAGAGGGTACGGTATATACTTCAGTTACGTCAACTGACGATAATACGACTCCTCCGTTTGCGCCTGTTCCAGGCCTGGATCACGTTGCAGCTATCTCTCAATATTCCGAGAGCAACAAGCTTAACAATAAGGTTAGCAGCTGGAAGCGTTATCTGTTCTTGAAGACAGACGGGACGGTCTGGACCAGTATTGACGAACTTGCCACTTTTACACCCGTTGCCAATCTGAAGGATATTGTTCAGCTCGAACAGAATTATGCGCTCAGCAAGGATGGCAGCGTCTGGAGCTTGCCCGTCCAGGATAGTTATGACCCGCAGACCTATAGTGACCCGGTGCAGATAACTGCAACCCCATTTTCCGGCTTAAAAGATATTCAGGCACTGTACAACAATGGCCGCAGCCGGCTCGCGATTGACAAGCAATCCCGTCTATGGTTCTGGGGCTCCACGGTCACCGGATATTCGGATGGAACCACGTATCAGGATGAACCCGTTCCGGTTGTCTTCTCAGGGATCAGCAAGGTGACCGATGCCTACATCGTTGAACAATCTATTGTCGCCCTGACCTCAGACGGCAAGGTCTATGCGGCTTCGATTGCTGCTGAGCTTATGTCGCCGAATGCAAAGTTCACCTTGCTTGCTTCCGATATTCAGTCGATGAAGGGCGACAGAAGGCATATTATTATGCAGAAAAATGATGGCACGCTCTGGGGCTGGGGTGTAAACAAGAATGCTCAGCTCGGATACGGAACCTATGAATTCAGCTATAAGCAGCCTGTCCCGATGCAGAAGCCGATCTCCGTTACCCTGAATAGCGAATCCATCGCCTTCACGAACGGAGTAATTACCCGGGGCGGACAGAATTTCATTCCGCTGCGTTCGCTGTTCACTAAGATGGGAGCTACTATCGGTTATTCCATGGACAAAGTGGTAACGATCACCGGTACCGCTGCCGACAAAACCCCGCTAACCATCGTCATCAAGACCGTGAACGGAGCTACCACCGTAAATGGTAAAAGCGTCACTCTGGCAACACCGCCATTTGTAGTTAATGGTACCGTCTACCTGCCGCTGCGTTTCATCAGCGAACAGCTCGGCGCCAAGGTCGACTGGCTGCCGCAGGAGAGCAGAATTGCGATTAGTATGAAGTAATAAGGAGCTTGGAGGAACAAGATCCTTTGCTGAGTTACAAGCTGTCATAAAAGAAAACTAGGGTTCGTGATAAAATCCAAATGTTGTACATTATGCAGGATTTCCATTGGCGGGTAAGGAGTAGCGGGAAGCGGGGATCGAGTCTTAAACCTACTATATAAATTGAACTAATGATTTTTATGTTTTGGGAATAGCCGTGACTCCAGAGAAGTTTTGCACTTCCAGCCGCTGCCCTTCTGCAGATTTCTTGATATATACCGTTCTATCCGCCCACCCAAAAAGCGCCCCCTCAGCCTAAGCTGAGGGGGCACTTCTATTATAACTATCTATTTATTGTCATCAACCGGTTAAGACAACCGGCCGCTGAAGTCACTATATTCGAACTCGCGGATCACCTTGAGGCCTTCTTCTTCATTATAAGAAGCGATGGCCGGGAGGTTGACGCCGTTGAACATGTGGTTCTTCACCATGGAGTAATGCGCCATGTCGGTGAAGATCAGCTTATCGCCGTATTTGAGCGGCTCCGGGAAGGAATAATCGCCAATAACATCCCCCGCCAGGCAGGTCATGCCGCCCAGCCGGTAGGTGTAAGGGAATTCGCCCGGTTCTCCGGCACCGATAATGCCCGGACGGTAAGGCATCGCCAGCACATCCGGCATATGGCATTCCGCCGAAGTATCGAGAATCGCGATGTCCATGCCGTTATGCATCGTGTCGAGTACCGTTGCAACCAGATAACCAGTGTTCAAGGCAACGGCCTCTCCCGGCTCCAGATAGATCTCCACGTTGTACGTCTCTTTCATATGCAGAATGCACTTGATCAAGGTGTCGAGATCATAGTCAGGACGGGTAATATGATGCCCGCCGCCGAAGTTCAGCCATTTCATACCGTGCAGATATTGCCCGAACTTCTCTTCTACGACCTTAAGCGTACGCTCCAGCGTATCCGAGTTCTGTTCGCACATGGTATGGAAATGCAGACCGTCAATGCCGTCCAGCTCGTCCGGCCGGAAGTTCGGCAGGGTTACGCCCATACGGGAGAAGTTGTAGCAAGGATCATACAGCGGCACTTCAATCTCGGAATACTCCGGATTGACGCGGATGCCGCAGCTAATCTGCTTCGGTGCGTTCTGCACGCGCTGCTTGAACCGGCTCCACTGGTCGAACGAGTTGAATACCATATGATCGCTGTAGCGAAGCAGTTCATCGAACTCGCGGTCGATATAAGCGGGTGCATAGACATGCACCTCTTTGCCCATCTCCTCGAAGCCCAGCCGGGCTTCGAACAGGGAGCTGGAGGTTACGCCATGCAGGTATTTGCCGACCAGCGGGTACATGGCGTGCATGGAGAAGCCTTTTTGCGCGAGAAGAATCTTGGCTCCGCTCTGCTCCTGCACGTAATTGAGTGTCTCCAGGTTCTTCGTCAGCAGACGCTCGTCCACGAGATAGGCAGGAGACGGCAGATTGCTGATATCAATATCGATGTCCTTGTTCTTCATGGCCATGCGCCTTAATCCAGCAGCGTCGGCGAGAAATCTTCTTGCCAAGGCAGGCCGTGTTTGTTAAGAGCATCCATGAACGGATCGGGATCGAACTCTTCGATATTGTGTACGCCCGGCTTGTTCCAGATACCTTTGATAATCATCATTGCCCCAATCATCGCAGGAACGCCTGTAGTGTAGGAAATGGCCTGTGAGCCAACCTCTCTATAGCACTCTTCGTGATCGCAGACATTATAGACATAATAGGTCTTAGGCTGGCCGTCTTTGGTTCCTTGAATGATACAGCCGATATTGGTTTTACCTTTGGTTCTTGGTCCCAGGGAAGCCGGGTCAGGCAGAATGGCCTTCAGGAACTGCAAAGGAATAATCTCTTTACCTTCATAATTGATCGGCTCAATAGAAGTCATGCCGACATTCTCAAGCACCTTCAGGTGGGTCAGATAGTTCTGCGAGAAGGTCATCCAGAAGCGGATTTTCTTCACGCCAGGGATATTAACAGCCAGGGATTCCAGCTCTTCATGGTACAAAAGATAGATGTCCTTCGGACCGATCTCCGGGAGATCGTATACTTTCTTCTCGGACAGCGGCGCTGTCTCAATCCACTCGCCATTCTCGAAGTAACGCCCGTTCGCTGTGATCTCGCGGATATTAATCTCAGGATTGAAGTTGGTCGCAAACGGATAACCGTGGTCGCCCGCGTTCGCATCCACAATATCAATCGTATGGATCTCGTCAAAATAATGCTTCTGCGCATAAGCCGTAAATACACCGGTTACGCCAGGGTCGAAGCCGCTGCCGAGCAGCGCTGTAATTCCGGCCTTCTCGAATCTTTCCTTGTAAGCCCATTGCCAGGAATATTCAAACTTCGCAGTATCCTGCGGTTCGTAATTCGCTGTATCCACATAGTGCACTCCGGTAGCCAGGCAGGCATCCATGATCGTCAGATCCTGGTAAGGAAGAGCCACATTAATCACGACATCCGGCTGGAAGCTCTTGATCAGCTCAATCACTTCTTCCGTATTGTCAGCATCCAGCTTGGCCGTAGAAATCTTAGTCAGGCCCCCGTCCAGCTTCTCCTTGAGCGCATCGCACTTCGACACCGTACGGCTGGCAATGCAGATCTCTTCGAATACATCCGGGTTCTGGCAGCATTTATGAACAACAACGCTCGCTACACCGCCAGCGCCAATAATTAACGCTTTTCCCAAATTAATAACCCCCTAATTATGCTTAAGTTATTAGTTATTAGCCTTGCTGCTCTGGAACAGGCTACATCCTATGAAAAATCAACAACGCTGATTATACAGAAACTTTCTCAATAAATCAATAAAATCCGACAAAAACTGTGATCTTCCGTGTAAAATCTGCAGTTTTCTACATTAATACTCTGTAATTCACTTCATTACACTGAAATCCTTCGTTTTCCTTCGCTTTTAACCTTAATAAATTGAATCCCAGCTTAGGGCTCCGTCCACATGTCAGTCCATCAGGCCAACCGGATAATTATATCACAACGGCGGTGTTGTTCAACTTTTTTATTTCAAATTTAAGCAAGGCCAGCCGGACAAAAGTGCAAATGAGGCACATTATAATAACTTACCCGTTTTTCGCTGCCGTTAACTGATCACTGTAAAGGTCACCCAATGTTAACTAATGATCCGGTCCATCCGTGTATTATGCGTAACCCTGTCTATCCCATACCTCTGTCATACTTGAGCGTTGCGGGATTGGCGGAATCTCATCGCAGACGGCGGCTGCCCGCTGAGCTGCTTGAAGGCTTTGCTGAAATGAAACTCATCGCTGTATCCGCAGGCGGCCGCAATCTCCTTCAGGGTTAGCCTGGTGTACAGCAGCTGCTTCTTCGCGTGCTCATAGCGGATTTCACTTAAATACCCTTTGGGACTCTTGTGCAGATATTGCTGAAAAAGACTGCGTACATACGAGGAGGATATACCGTAGCGCACCGCCAGCTCATGGATCTGCAAGGGTTCACTGTAGCTGCGCTCAAGCTCCTCCTTCATCCGTACGAACAGTTCATATCCCTGTCCCCGGTCAGGATTACCGCTATCCTTAGCCTGAAATAATTCGTACAAAAGCTGATAGAGCAGCGCCTGGGTCTTAAGCTGGCTGCCGGGACTGCCGGGAACAAAATCGCCGGCAATCCGGCGGAACAACTCACCCAGCTGTCTGCCCGGCTCCCTCCCCGGCTTCAGTTGAAACGGCAAGGGCAGTTCATGAAGCGGCTCTACCCTCCCCTGATTGTCCGCTGAAGGCGACAACGTATACAGCGAGAGCAGGATCATGGTGATGCCCAAAGGCTCCCCGCCTCCGCTGCTCATCTCCATGGACAGTCCCGGCCGCAGATAGAACAGCATGTCCGGTGACACCGGATGCTCCGCTGTGTCTGTCCGGAACACTCCCTCCCCCTCCTGAATCCAATACAGGCTGTGGACATGTATATTCTGACGGATATCCCTCCAGTGCGGGAAGGTGGTCTTGTCATGAATCCAGTGGATATCTATCACCAGATTCTGCGGAATTCCCTCCATATAATAGCTCCTCCGTTTCTCAGCCTGCCATTTACCAGGGATTCAATACTGAAGCGTTT
The sequence above is a segment of the Paenibacillus sp. FSL R7-0204 genome. Coding sequences within it:
- a CDS encoding deoxynucleoside kinase — its product is MKHAPFIAVEGPIGAGKTTLATMLASELQLPVIKEIVDENPFLDKFYQNMDDWSFQLEMFFLCNRFKQLEDTTVQYIDQGKPVISDYHIYKNLIFGERTLKGSKRDKYREIYHILTDDFPKPNIILYIRADLDTLLARIAKRARTFEEIIAPAYLQQLIEDYDDAMASLARREPSTVIVTIDGNQVDFVENPEDFTAITQQVKELMK
- a CDS encoding stalk domain-containing protein — translated: MKKKRNLLVSMVMGLTACLALWTPGAATAAASGGGSGISSYGPDYLIKDDGTLWVWGETKSVPTQVHGLSDVQASFPLYYSAMVATKDGSVWKWESNARTMAIEVKPVPELKNITSFQRVYPRHLAVTGEGTVYTSVTSTDDNTTPPFAPVPGLDHVAAISQYSESNKLNNKVSSWKRYLFLKTDGTVWTSIDELATFTPVANLKDIVQLEQNYALSKDGSVWSLPVQDSYDPQTYSDPVQITATPFSGLKDIQALYNNGRSRLAIDKQSRLWFWGSTVTGYSDGTTYQDEPVPVVFSGISKVTDAYIVEQSIVALTSDGKVYAASIAAELMSPNAKFTLLASDIQSMKGDRRHIIMQKNDGTLWGWGVNKNAQLGYGTYEFSYKQPVPMQKPISVTLNSESIAFTNGVITRGGQNFIPLRSLFTKMGATIGYSMDKVVTITGTAADKTPLTIVIKTVNGATTVNGKSVTLATPPFVVNGTVYLPLRFISEQLGAKVDWLPQESRIAISMK
- the nspC gene encoding carboxynorspermidine decarboxylase translates to MDIDISNLPSPAYLVDERLLTKNLETLNYVQEQSGAKILLAQKGFSMHAMYPLVGKYLHGVTSSSLFEARLGFEEMGKEVHVYAPAYIDREFDELLRYSDHMVFNSFDQWSRFKQRVQNAPKQISCGIRVNPEYSEIEVPLYDPCYNFSRMGVTLPNFRPDELDGIDGLHFHTMCEQNSDTLERTLKVVEEKFGQYLHGMKWLNFGGGHHITRPDYDLDTLIKCILHMKETYNVEIYLEPGEAVALNTGYLVATVLDTMHNGMDIAILDTSAECHMPDVLAMPYRPGIIGAGEPGEFPYTYRLGGMTCLAGDVIGDYSFPEPLKYGDKLIFTDMAHYSMVKNHMFNGVNLPAIASYNEEEGLKVIREFEYSDFSGRLS
- a CDS encoding saccharopine dehydrogenase family protein, producing MGKALIIGAGGVASVVVHKCCQNPDVFEEICIASRTVSKCDALKEKLDGGLTKISTAKLDADNTEEVIELIKSFQPDVVINVALPYQDLTIMDACLATGVHYVDTANYEPQDTAKFEYSWQWAYKERFEKAGITALLGSGFDPGVTGVFTAYAQKHYFDEIHTIDIVDANAGDHGYPFATNFNPEINIREITANGRYFENGEWIETAPLSEKKVYDLPEIGPKDIYLLYHEELESLAVNIPGVKKIRFWMTFSQNYLTHLKVLENVGMTSIEPINYEGKEIIPLQFLKAILPDPASLGPRTKGKTNIGCIIQGTKDGQPKTYYVYNVCDHEECYREVGSQAISYTTGVPAMIGAMMIIKGIWNKPGVHNIEEFDPDPFMDALNKHGLPWQEDFSPTLLD
- a CDS encoding AraC family transcriptional regulator; this encodes MEGIPQNLVIDIHWIHDKTTFPHWRDIRQNIHVHSLYWIQEGEGVFRTDTAEHPVSPDMLFYLRPGLSMEMSSGGGEPLGITMILLSLYTLSPSADNQGRVEPLHELPLPFQLKPGREPGRQLGELFRRIAGDFVPGSPGSQLKTQALLYQLLYELFQAKDSGNPDRGQGYELFVRMKEELERSYSEPLQIHELAVRYGISSSYVRSLFQQYLHKSPKGYLSEIRYEHAKKQLLYTRLTLKEIAAACGYSDEFHFSKAFKQLSGQPPSAMRFRQSRNAQV